The Mesoplasma tabanidae sequence TAAATAAACTAGTAGATTTGGGAAATACAGTTGTAGCAATTGAACATAATTTAGATTTTATTAAAGTTGCTGATCATGTTATTGATTTAGGACCAGAAGGTGGAATTGGTGGTGGTCTAATTGTGGCTGCTGGGACACCTGAGCAAGTTGCTGACACAAAAGGATCATACACAGGTGCTTATTTAAAGGAATATTTATATAATGATTTCAGTAGATAAATTTTTGATACCTATACAACAAAGATTTCAAAATGAATATAATTTAGATAAAGTTTTAAAAGCATTAAACAATATTGAAAAAAACATACCAGTCATTAATGTGGTTGGGACAAATGGCAAAGGAAGTACTTCTTTCTTTTTGTCTAATGGATTAAAAACAAAATATGAAAAAGTTGGTTTGTTTATTTCTCCAGCATTCTTATATCACAATGAAAGAATTCAAATTAATAATGAACCAATTAGTGATGAAGATTTAAAAAAATATATTTTAAAAGCAAATAATTTTATAAAAAAATATAATCTTACTTTTTTTGAAATATGAACTTTAATAGCAATTATGTATTTTAATGATAGAAATGTTGATATTGCTGTTATTGAAGCTGGTATAGGTGGAATCAAAGATTCAACAAATTTATTCTCTAATCAGATAGCAACAATACTAACTTCAGTTTCATTTGATCATACTGAAATATTAGGTAATAATATTGCAGATATTATTTATCAAAAAGTTAATATAGCAAAAGATAATACTTTTTTGTTTGTTAGTGCTGATAATGAAAAGTACAAATCAATTATTAAAGATTCAATAATGAATAATGTAAAAATTATTTATTCAGAGAAGTATGAAAATGCTAAAATAGAATATCAAAAAGGAAATAAAGGAGTTGTTAAAACAGTTCTTGAATATCTAGGTGTTGAAGATTTTTCATGTCTAGAATTAAATACACTAAAGGGTAGATTTACTGAACTAGAATATAATAATAAAAAAATAATTATTGATGGAGCTCATAATGTTGATGGGATAAGAGCACTTATTTCAAGCATAGAAAACAAAGAAAATTGAACAATTTTATATGGTGCAATTGAGGGCAAAGAACATAATAAAATATTAGAGTTATTAGATGAAAATTTTGAGAATGTAAACATAACAACTTTTGATTTTCATAAAGCATGAGATACAAGTTTGATTAAACATTCAAATAAAGTAAAAGAATGAAAAGAGTTTATAGAACTTTCGGATAAAAATTTAATAATCTGTGGTAGTTTATATTTTGTACCTTTAGTGTACAAATATTTAATAAAAAAATAAAAAGGGAGTGATAGCATGCTTTTTTGGGTAACTAACATAATTGCAATATTGCTAATCTTATCTTTATTTTTCATAGGTATGTTTATCGATAAAATGCATGCTAAAAAATTCACAGTTAAAAATATAACTTTATTAGGATTAATAGTTTCACTAAGTATAATACTAACTAATGTAATCGGGTACTCAATGGTTTTTGGTTTTAGAATCATGATAGGTAATTTTATGATTTTCTTTGCAGGAATGGTTTTTGGTCCACTAGGTGGAATAATGGCTGGATTTTGTTCTGACTTAGTTGGATCGATGATTAATATTACAGGAACATTTCATTTTGGGTTTATGTTGTCTAAAATATTTATAGGTTTTTGTGGAGCACTAGTTTTTATATTTAAAAAAAATAATTTTTGATTTATAAAAATGATTTTTTTCTTAATTTTTAGCTTGACTATTACTAGTTTTTTAATAACTCCAATTTGCTTAGTTGCTAGTGGACTAGGAAGCTTAGCAACAATTAATTACATTAAAAAAATTATTATTTTGCCTATCGAGTTGTTAATTTTTATACCAAGCTTATATGCTTGTTTAAAAATATCAAGTTTATTATTGAAAAGTGAAATACAACAACCATCTAGACCGTGATTTTTAAGACATGGTCAATTAAAATTTAAAATATCAAAAAGTGCAAAAAAATAATTTGCACTTTTTATATATTATTCTTACTATTCTTTTTTTAACTAACAATTATAGTAAAATTATAATAATAAAATAAGGAGTTAAAATAATGAGTAAATTAACCATAAAAGAACTTGTTAATAAATTTGATTTTGAAATTATTTCTGGTGCTGATCACATCAATAGCGAAATAACTGTTTATGGTTTAAATCGTGCAGGTTTAGAGTTAACAGGATATTTTAATGAAAAGGAAGATAAAAAGCATAAACGTGCTATTTTAATGTCTTCAAAGGAAAACAATTATATGTCGCAATTCTCAGATAGCGAAGCTAGTGATAAGTATAAAAGCTTAATTAAAATGGGTTCACCAGCTATAATAATTACACAAAAATTTACTGATGAAAGATTATCAAAAGTGGCAAAAGAATTAGATTTTCCATTGTTAAAAATTAATTACCCTTCAACAAGTGAATTAACTCAAAAAATATTGGATATTTATGATTTATATTTTGCTCCAACAATTGAAGTTCATTCTACATTAATGAATATTTATGGTAAAGGTGTACTTATTTTTGGACAATCAGGAATTGGTAAATCAGAGGTATCTTTAGAGTTAATGAAAAAGAACCACTTATTTGTTGGTGATGATAGAATTGTTATTTCAAACAGAAATAGCGAATTATTTGGTAAGTCACATGCGCTTTTACAAAATTTAATTGAAGTAAGAGGAATTGGAATTATTGATATTTCCAAAGTACAAGGTCAACAATTAATTATGCCCGAAACAAAAATACATATGGGTATTGAATTATTTAAATTCCAAGAAGGTGGGATAGATAATACTGATAGATTAGGAAATGAATGAACTCAAAAAGATTTTTTAGGTTTAAAAATTCCGTACTTAAGAGTCCCAGTTAGTGCTGGTCGAAACTTGGCTAATATTATTGAAGCAGCAGTTGGGCAATTAAAAGTTAATGAAAGTTCAGATGCACAAGATATTATTGAATTATTAGCAAAAAGAAATAGTGAATTAGCAGAATAGAGGAAACATGTGAAATCAATACCAAGATTTTTATAAATGAATAAATCATTCAAATAAAACACCTGAAGACATGCGTCTTCTTTTTGGTCTTGTTCCGGCTTATCCTGTATTTATGTTTTTAGGAATATGTTTAGTCATATTAGTAACAGTAATTCAAATGAATAAAAGAAAAATTCCTTTGAGAGAATTGGAAATAGGAATTGTTATTATAGTGCCTATTGGAATAATCGGTGGTACTTTTTTTGGGAAAATATTTTTAAATAATTATCAAAGTTGAACAAACTTTTATAAAGTATTTTTCTTTTGACAACCAGGTATGTCCTTTTTTGGCGCACTAGCATTAGGATCAGCGGCAGGATTTGGTTGGTTTTATAAAAGAAGTAAAACAACTCAAATTTCAATGTGAGTATACTTAGATTTGATATTGGTTAATATACTTTTAGGTCATGCATTAGGTAGATGAGGAAATTTGTACAATCAAGAAATATTAGGTAATCCTGTTAGTTATGAAAGCATTTCATGAATGCCTAGTTTTATTAGAAATAGATTATTTTATTTTCCACCGTTAATCAACTTTACAAATGTTTTAGACGGAAAAAGTTTGT is a genomic window containing:
- a CDS encoding bifunctional folylpolyglutamate synthase/dihydrofolate synthase; amino-acid sequence: MISVDKFLIPIQQRFQNEYNLDKVLKALNNIEKNIPVINVVGTNGKGSTSFFLSNGLKTKYEKVGLFISPAFLYHNERIQINNEPISDEDLKKYILKANNFIKKYNLTFFEIWTLIAIMYFNDRNVDIAVIEAGIGGIKDSTNLFSNQIATILTSVSFDHTEILGNNIADIIYQKVNIAKDNTFLFVSADNEKYKSIIKDSIMNNVKIIYSEKYENAKIEYQKGNKGVVKTVLEYLGVEDFSCLELNTLKGRFTELEYNNKKIIIDGAHNVDGIRALISSIENKENWTILYGAIEGKEHNKILELLDENFENVNITTFDFHKAWDTSLIKHSNKVKEWKEFIELSDKNLIICGSLYFVPLVYKYLIKK
- a CDS encoding folate family ECF transporter S component, whose product is MLFWVTNIIAILLILSLFFIGMFIDKMHAKKFTVKNITLLGLIVSLSIILTNVIGYSMVFGFRIMIGNFMIFFAGMVFGPLGGIMAGFCSDLVGSMINITGTFHFGFMLSKIFIGFCGALVFIFKKNNFWFIKMIFFLIFSLTITSFLITPICLVASGLGSLATINYIKKIIILPIELLIFIPSLYACLKISSLLLKSEIQQPSRPWFLRHGQLKFKISKSAKK
- the hprK gene encoding HPr(Ser) kinase/phosphatase gives rise to the protein MSKLTIKELVNKFDFEIISGADHINSEITVYGLNRAGLELTGYFNEKEDKKHKRAILMSSKENNYMSQFSDSEASDKYKSLIKMGSPAIIITQKFTDERLSKVAKELDFPLLKINYPSTSELTQKILDIYDLYFAPTIEVHSTLMNIYGKGVLIFGQSGIGKSEVSLELMKKNHLFVGDDRIVISNRNSELFGKSHALLQNLIEVRGIGIIDISKVQGQQLIMPETKIHMGIELFKFQEGGIDNTDRLGNEWTQKDFLGLKIPYLRVPVSAGRNLANIIEAAVGQLKVNESSDAQDIIELLAKRNSELAE